In Flavobacterium hankyongi, the genomic window GGCAACACATAATAATTCTCTACATTCTGTTTCAAAGGTAGTAGTTGACAAATCAAGATGTTGTGTATCTAACTACTATTTTTCAGACAACCCTTTGTTGCCTTCAGATACTTATCATGTTACTAGTTTTAGAGCTAGACCCAATAATAAATTGACTGATGTATTTTTGCGCCTTGATACAATGATTAGAGGGGGGATAAGAAAAATTGTGAAGAAAGGATTAATAAAGAATCCACATTATTATAAAAAAAAGTAAAACTACTGATGATGGTAAGGCTCGTTTCGCAGTATAGTGAATCCACGATACAATTGCTCTATAAAAAACAAGCGAACCATTTGGTGAGAAAATGTCATAGCAGATAAAGAAATTTTGCCATTTGCTTTTTTATACACTTCTTCACTAAAGCCATATGGACCGCCAATTACAAATACCAGTGTCTTAATGCCTGAATTCATTTTTTTCTGTAATTCTTCTGAAAATGTCACACTTGAAAATGTTTTACCATTTTCATCTAATAAAATAAGCTGATCGGTATTCGATATTTTAGATAGGATTATTTCTCCTTCTTTTTCTTTTTGTTGAGCTTCTGAAAGATTCTTTACATTCTTAATGTCAGGAATTATTTCTAAATCAAACTTTATATAAAAGGAAAGCCTTTTAGTATAATCATCAATGAGAGATTGTAAAGCTTTATTATCTGTTTTACCTATTGCTAAAAGTTTAATATTCATTTCCTTTATTTTCTAGCAAATTTAGCAAGTTAAACATGATTTTACTTTAGTATCAATTTTTAATTTATAAGACTGTGATTAAATGTTTTAAAAATTAATAAAAATTTATTGTTTTTCAATAAAAATTTACTGATATTTGCTTTGTAATTTTACAATTTGCAGTGACGAAATCAAGAACAAAACAAATTTTAAAAGTGATGAATGTTGTTTCGTGGATAATATTCATAGGATTATGTGTAGAAGCGGGATCGTTTATTTTCAATGCAGTTTTTTCTGTATGTATAAATCCTTATGCGGCTCATTATTTTAAATTAAGAGAATTG contains:
- the rlmH gene encoding 23S rRNA (pseudouridine(1915)-N(3))-methyltransferase RlmH, with amino-acid sequence MNIKLLAIGKTDNKALQSLIDDYTKRLSFYIKFDLEIIPDIKNVKNLSEAQQKEKEGEIILSKISNTDQLILLDENGKTFSSVTFSEELQKKMNSGIKTLVFVIGGPYGFSEEVYKKANGKISLSAMTFSHQMVRLFFIEQLYRGFTILRNEPYHHQ